A window of candidate division KSB1 bacterium contains these coding sequences:
- a CDS encoding S8 family peptidase: MNYKNSTVLVLLLFLSHSFAAPTLLFKVQETPLAKKHTVWGRTGVNRVDQVLQRLQKNAVPLFTQADENLQRWYQIYFSSADSAEHTLEVLAGLPDLEYADLNRAFRLHDRPDDPRLDEQWALSRVQAFDAWDIEQGDAAIPIAIIDTGVDYKHKDLEANIWINPGEDLNGNGVFDLTDLNGIDDDGNGYIDDVMGWDFTDAPNYPDGGDYLERDHDPMDEHGHGTGVAGIVAAVSDNQIGISGLAPNCRIMNLRAFTANGYGEEDDVASAVLYAIENDARIINMSFGDVFVSRVLDDVIEYARKKDIIMVASAGNSSSDDVHYPSGFNATISVGSTDESDQLSGFSNYGSTIDLVAPGSDILSTDLNDGYRFWNGTSFSCPYVSAAAALLLSRNTALAAESIRGILVNSTDLIGGTDAWNPLFGSGRLNVLQALSKPVQSIVRITEPALDQGFATGPLMIRGSAWSPSFSEYSLYWGTGFNPDAWNPIIKGVTTPLIDSVLYVWDHLPKDGEYTLSLRVQNRDGAEERHQTRFFLDSTPPVISETALFPMIDGPNRVICLNFIQMICAKEPSITARLVRMMHGIRRN; this comes from the coding sequence ATGAATTATAAAAACTCCACAGTCCTGGTTTTGTTGCTGTTCCTCTCTCACTCGTTTGCGGCGCCGACTTTGCTTTTCAAAGTACAAGAGACCCCGCTGGCAAAAAAACACACAGTTTGGGGTCGTACCGGTGTAAACCGTGTCGATCAGGTTTTACAGCGCTTACAAAAAAATGCTGTTCCACTGTTTACTCAAGCGGATGAAAATTTACAACGTTGGTATCAGATCTATTTTTCATCCGCGGATTCTGCTGAACACACTTTAGAGGTGTTGGCCGGGCTCCCGGATCTGGAATATGCAGATTTAAACCGGGCTTTTCGGCTGCATGATAGACCGGATGACCCGCGACTGGATGAGCAATGGGCCCTGAGCCGTGTGCAGGCCTTTGACGCGTGGGACATTGAACAGGGGGATGCGGCTATTCCGATCGCAATTATTGACACCGGAGTCGATTACAAACATAAAGATCTTGAAGCAAATATATGGATTAATCCAGGGGAAGACCTGAATGGAAATGGTGTCTTTGATCTCACGGATTTGAACGGTATTGATGATGACGGAAACGGATATATTGACGATGTCATGGGCTGGGATTTTACCGATGCTCCCAATTACCCGGATGGCGGGGATTATCTGGAGCGCGATCATGATCCAATGGACGAGCACGGTCATGGGACAGGTGTGGCGGGGATTGTTGCTGCGGTTTCAGATAATCAAATCGGCATTAGCGGACTTGCACCCAACTGCCGTATCATGAATTTGCGGGCCTTTACTGCTAATGGGTACGGTGAAGAAGATGATGTGGCTTCTGCTGTTCTGTATGCCATTGAGAATGACGCGCGCATTATCAATATGAGTTTTGGAGATGTATTCGTCTCTCGAGTTTTAGACGACGTAATCGAATACGCACGGAAAAAGGATATTATCATGGTGGCGTCTGCAGGCAATTCATCATCCGATGATGTTCATTATCCATCTGGATTCAATGCCACAATTTCCGTCGGTTCTACGGATGAATCCGATCAATTATCCGGCTTTTCAAATTACGGCAGCACAATAGATCTGGTTGCCCCGGGCAGTGATATCCTTAGCACTGATCTGAATGATGGTTATCGATTCTGGAATGGAACCAGTTTTAGTTGTCCTTATGTCTCCGCCGCTGCGGCTTTGCTGTTGTCCAGGAATACGGCATTAGCAGCCGAATCTATACGCGGTATTCTGGTAAACTCAACGGACCTCATTGGCGGAACAGATGCATGGAACCCGCTTTTCGGCAGTGGACGTTTAAATGTACTGCAAGCACTTTCAAAGCCAGTTCAATCCATAGTGCGCATCACGGAACCTGCCCTTGACCAGGGATTCGCAACCGGTCCTTTGATGATTCGGGGATCGGCGTGGAGTCCCTCGTTTTCAGAGTACAGTCTGTACTGGGGAACCGGATTTAATCCGGATGCCTGGAATCCGATTATAAAAGGCGTGACCACCCCCCTTATTGATTCTGTTTTATATGTTTGGGACCATTTACCCAAAGATGGCGAATATACATTGTCTTTGCGTGTACAAAATCGTGACGGGGCAGAAGAGAGACACCAAACCCGATTTTTCCTGGATTCTACTCCGCCTGTGATTTCAGAAACTGCCTTGTTCCCCATGATCGACGGACCCAATAGAGTTATTTGCTTGAATTTTATACAGATGATCTGTGCGAAGGAACCATCCATTACCGCGAGGCTGGTTCGCATGATGCATGGAATACGCAGAAATTGA